One genomic window of Anoplolepis gracilipes chromosome 5, ASM4749672v1, whole genome shotgun sequence includes the following:
- the LOC140665760 gene encoding uncharacterized protein has product MAVVEEFDYLCRLCATKTGILMGLPIFEAGEQMRNIDKKIAACLPVQVSLTDQLPKVVCEECAFKLDQLFDFREKCLHTEGMFMEMLKEIGKEEIVHISEHNLPSVNNIGTVRRNLNNIQINNEDVQSHSAISHETAESTMHTMQVMDEMDLAGGEQVVTQEEIGQQDTDIQVASMDCLDGDTVRIVNEHIREVSNHQIAMHLESDMTVVGNLDGHLSQLGINYVTSISSEDQNQEQIVHYCENVKYEPGPIKQEYRTLQSRLTEESQHVLENNVSADNFGSSQADTEGEIEESCMNENGIREHVDSVNALPSTSQMNDISCEIMVKYTKESKDALLESTLNNPTMDETGSHWYMCPFCNEAALETTNLAAHFEQHFYRCCCDSYFTNIELLNLHKEQCIVYKNKLVDKKKKDTLNIGQLNIATPSRERNGNQEEQKKQSPTVKRKWTAKTCDECGKQYRTNYKLQEHMRKHTGEKPFQCTTCEKAFRSKIGLAQHTATHTGQFDYNCSTCGKGFQCKSYLIVHQRVHSDVKPYPCLTCGQNFKTKQSLLDHENRHLGVKPYMCEICGRGFITKGLCKSHQKIHSGTDNRQYPCAVCNKMFVSKSYLNTHLRIHTGEKPYLCEVCGKGFLTRVDLKIHSTMHTGEKSFKCEMCGKVFARRAALRCHRRSHTGERPYRCDVCNKTFTQFSPMAIHKRLHTGERPYKCDVCGKGFVSRSTMMCHRKKHHDTTTAVQKDAPTNEDGEIKIILSSDIVVRDSHDGIQISVD; this is encoded by the exons ATGGCCGTCGTCGAGGAGTTTGATTACTTGTGCCGTTTGTGCGCGACCAAGACCGGCATCCTGATGGGACTGCCGATTTTCGAGGCCGGCGAACAGATGCGCAACATTGACAAGAAGATAGCAGCTTGTCTGCCGGTTCAG gTATCATTGACAGATCAGTTACCCAAAGTGGTTTGCGAAGAATGTGCGTTTAAACTAGATCAGCTGTTTGATTTTCGTGAAAAATGTCTACATACAGAAGGAATGTTTATGGAAATGTTGAAAGAaattggtaaagaagaaattgTGCATATATCAGAGCACAATTTGCCAAGTGTTAATAATATAGGCACAGTCAGGAGAAACCTGAACAACATACAGATTAATAACGAAGATGTACAAAGTCATTCAGCTATATCCCATGAGACTGCCGAATCTACAATGCATACAATGCAAGTAATGGATGAAATGGATCTAGCTGGTGGCGAACAAGTGGTTACTCAGGAAGAGATAGGTCAACAAGACACAGACATTCAAGTAGCAAGCATGGATTGTTTAGATGGCGATACTGTGAGAATCGTCAATGAACACATACGAGAA gTTTCAAATCATCAGATTGCGATGCATTTGGAGAGTGATATGACCGTAGTGGGAAATTTGGATGGTCATTTGAGTCAGTTaggaattaattatgttacttCTATCAGTTCTGAAGATCAAAACCAAGAGCAAATAGTgcattattgtgaaaatgtaAAGTATGAGCCGGGGCCAATAAAACAAGAATATCGTACATTACAAAGTAGACTAACAGAAGAGTCGCAACATGTacttgaaaataat gTATCGGCGGATAATTTTGGCTCTTCTCAAGCTGATACAGAAGGTGAGATAGAAGAATCGTGTATGAATGAAAATGGAATTCGCGAACATGTCGATTCAGTAAACGCTTTGCCATCTACAAGTCAGATGAATGATATATCTTGCGAAATAATGGTTAAATATACAAAGGAATCAAAAGACGCGTTATTGGAATCCACACTCAATAATCCTACCATGGATGAAACTGGTTCGCATTGGTACATGTGCCCGTTTTGCAACGAGGCAGCTTTGGAAACGACCAATCTGGCCGCACATTTCGAGCAACATTTCTATCGCTGTTGCTGCGATTCATACTTTACCAACATCGAgctattaaatttacataaggAGCagtgtattgtatataaaaataaactagttgataagaaaaagaaggacACATTAAATATAGGACAATTAAATATAGCGACACCGTCGCGAGAGAGAAATGGCAATCAAGAAGAGCAAAAGAAACAATCACCGACGGTGAAACGAAAATGGACCGCGAAGACATGCGACGAATGTGGCAAACAGTATAGAACAAATTACAAACTGCAGGAGCACATGCGCAAGCATACGGGTGAGAAACCCTTTCAATGCACGACATGCGAGAAAGCATTTCGTAGCAAGATTGGCCTCGCGCAGCATACGGCCACGCACACGGGTCAATTTGATTACAATTGTTCCACCTGCGGCAAGGGATTCCAATGCAAGAGCTATCTCATTGTACATCAAAGAGTACACTCGGATGTGAAGCCGTACCCGTGTCTGACGTGCGGTCAGAACTTCAAGACGAAGCAATCATTGTTAGACCACGAAAACCGTCATCTCGGCGTAAAACCGTACATGTGCGAGATCTGTGGCCGCGGTTTCATCACCAAGGGCCTCTGCAAGAGTCATCAGAAGATACACTCGGGCACGGACAATCGCCAATACCCGTGCGCGGTGTGCAACAAGATGTTTGTCAGCAAGAGTTATCTCAATACGCATTTGCGCATTCACACAGGCGAGAAGCCGTATCTGTGCGAGGTATGTGGAAAGGGATTCCTGACGCGGGTTGATCTCAAGATTCACTCGACCATGCATACCGGAGAGAAAAGCTTTAAATGCGAAATGTGCGGGAAAGTGTTCGCTCGACGTGCGGCCCTACGTTGTCATCGGCGATCGCACACGGGCGAGCGTCCTTACAGATGCGACGTATGCAATAAAACGTTCACGCAGTTCAGTCCGATGGCCATTCACAAGCGTTTGCACACCGGCGAACGGCCGTACAAGTGCGATGTGTGCGGCAAAGGTTTTGTGTCCAGGTCAACCATGATGTGTCATCGAAAGAAGCATCACGATACAACGACCGCTGTACAAAAGGATGCGCCTACAAACGAGGACGGGGAGATCAAAATCATCCTCTCGTCCGATATCGTGGTCAGAGATTCACACGATGGAATTCAAATTAGCGTAGATTGA